One Pochonia chlamydosporia 170 chromosome 5, whole genome shotgun sequence DNA segment encodes these proteins:
- a CDS encoding C6 transcription factor (similar to Metarhizium acridum CQMa 102 XP_007811472.1) gives MSRQAKSCARCRQQKVRCDRVAPRCSRCTSSKTGCSFSEPAPSHQDPASNSPPPPAWTPSDSTTSQDFSFSLPPSPLLWLDENAGNSSHECQIEPESAGANTNGSNIKVKRKRRRACLSCVRCHRLKVKCDKKEPCTRCRLSGWGKQCEYTHRIESNGEALSNAPSPYVLTEEDPQVALATWHSRHRGLSHWRNLLSKLGSIAQVNSMPNLATDEVIRRNHSTACGIMLPDNFPFNSPRAAPFLCIEKVRSLIDSHRGDCDRFINSYMNIYQIVHPIIDEEQFRDRVSAYWDDPSSVDVAWLSQFLMVLALGQLIVTKRTAPTVELCMAAEACLAKTPFMLRPNISTMRTMCLMVLAKLTTNATCWSFDACWNLLGFVVRLAICLGFHRRDPPAHSSSVVYQDWESGKIIWSTLLYFNIQVAMISGMPSCISMDDISSHDVPWDFAPLDTATAAWHSIIHSSCPTIVKIISRVNASTTLPSYEEILEYSTQIRQCMSLLDRAQGPQALRITLDMFFRRVLLVLHRRHALEADAPTKYPVSYWASLECSLALLVHQHDLYDEEQAPEGTDLLFRLYMLDVFAAAVTATIHLLRKDAPLAAGFAIPPRQTILETLQACTDLWANETIQSPCFKIGHALLNRIVEALVEGTASLP, from the exons ATGTCCCGTCAAGCCAAATCATGCGCCCGCTGCAGGCAACAAAAAGTCCGCTGTGACCGCGTCGCTCCACGGTGTTCGCGATGCACCTCCTCCAAGACAGGTTGCTCGTTCTCTGAGCCGGCGCCGTCACATCAAGACCCTGCGTCcaactctcctcctccaccagcaTGGACACCCTCGGACAGTACCACATCACAGGatttctccttctctctcCCACCCAGCCCACTTCTCTGGCTGGATGAAAATGCTGGGAATTCATCACACGAATGTCAAATCGAACCAGAGTCCGCTGgcgccaacaccaatggcagcaacatcaaagTTAAGAGAAAGAGACGCCGCGCATGCCTGTCCTGCGTCCGCTGCCATCGACTTAAAGTAAAGTGCGACAAAAAGGAGCCGTGCACGCGGTGTCGACTATCCGGTTGGGGCAAACAATGCGAATACACGCATAGGATAGAGTCAAACGGCGAGGCATTGTCCAATGCTCCTTCGCCGTATGTCTTGACAGAGGAAGATCCGCAGGTTGCGCTGGCGACGTGGCATTCCCGGCATCGAGGTCTAAGTCACTGGCGGAATTTACTATCCAAG CTCGGCTCCATTGCACAAGTCAACTCCATGCCCAACCTCGCCACCGACGAAGTTATCCGACGCAACCACAGCACAGCATGTGGCATCATGTTGCCTGATAATTTCCCCTTCAACAGCCCACGCGCCGCGCCATTCTTGTGTATCGAAAAGGTTCGCTCGCTAATCGACTCGCATCGTGGTGACTGTGACAGGTTCATCAATAGCTACATGAACATATATCAGATTGTTCACCCTATCATCGACGAGGAGCAATTTCGAGACCGCGTCTCTGCCTACTGGGACGATCCTAGCTCCGTAGATGTAGCTTGGCTCAGCCAGTTTCTCATGGTCCTCGCCCTGGGGCAACTCATCGTCACGAAAAGGACTGCGCCGACGGTGGAACTGTGcatggcagcagaagcaTGTCTTGCCAAGACGCCGTTTATGCTGCGGCCAAACATATCGACAATGAGGACCATGTGTCTCATGGTGCTGGCGAAGTTGACTACGAATGCGACATGTTGGTCCTTTGACGCTTGTTGGAACCTACTGGGGTTTGTGGTGAGATTGGCCATCTGCCTGGGCTTTCATCGACGCGATCCGCCAGCGCATTCGTCATCCGTAGTGTATCAAGATTGGGAGTCAGGCAAGATTATCTGGAGTACATTGCTATACTTCAATATCCAAGTGGCCATGATTTCAGGCATGCCATCATGCATATCCATGGACGATATCTCCTCGCATGACGTGCCCTGGGACTTTGCGCCTCTCGACACAGCAACCGCGGCATGGCACAGCATCATACACTCATCGTGTCCGACCATCGTCAAGATTATATCCCGAGTCAACGCCAGCACAACTCTGCCTTCATACGAGGAAATTCTCGAGTACAGCACGCAAATTCGACAATGTATGAGCTTACTGGACCGTGCGCAAGGGCCCCAGGCGCTCCGCATCACACTGGACATGTTTTTCCGCCGCGTTCTGCTCGTACTACACCGTCGTCATGCCCTTGAAGCTGATGCGCCAACCAAATATCCTGTCTCGTACTGGGCTTCCCTTGAGTGTAGTCTTGCGCTACTTGTCCACCAGCACGACTTGTATGATGAGGAACAAGCCCCCGAGGGTACAGATTTATTGTTCCGTCTGTATATGTTGGATGTATTTGCCGCAGCGGTAACCGCCACGATACACTTGCTTAGAAAAGATGCTCCCCTGGCAGCGGGGTTCGCAATCCCACCGAGGCAAACTATTCTCGAGACACTGCAGGCTTGTACGGATTTGTGGGCAAATGAGACTATTCAGAGTCCTTGTTTCAAGATTGGCCACGCCTTGTTGAATCGGATCGTGGAGGCATTGGTTGAGGGAACTGCATCACTTCCTTGA
- a CDS encoding mandelate racemase/muconate lactonizing enzyme family protein (similar to Neosartorya fischeri NRRL 181 XP_001265118.1), with translation MGKIAKIEYFRVPPRWLFVKITDEAGNVGWGEASLEGHTQSVEGCLDAWIEQYTGLEADDIEQIWQMSWRKSFYRGGPVFMSALSGLDIALWDLKARKLNVPIYELLGGKLRSKLKVYAWIGGDRPSDVEQAALARKSQGFTAVKMNATEDLAWLDSPRQLASCIERVKAVKSHNLDVGIDFHGRLHRPMAKQLASQLEPHQPLFIEEPLLSEHVEAIKTLSGQTTIPIALGERLHSRWDLKPFLEASCIDILQPDICHVGGISELRRMAAMAETYDVPIAPHCPLGPIALAANLQVAAATANFAIQEMSLGIHYNVGGYDLLSYINNPQIWDVKDGYVELMKGPGLGIDVNEELVREASKGAEAWVSPGFVGPGGELREW, from the exons ATGGGGAAAATAGCCAAAATTGAATACTTTCGCGTGCCACCTAGATGGCTCTTCGTGAAAATCACCGATGAAGCAGGCAATGTCGGCTGGGGAGAAGCGTCCCTCGAAGGCCACACCCAGTCCGTGGAAGGCTGTCTAGATGCATGGATAGAACAGTACACGGGTTTGGAAGCAGA TGATATTGAGCAGATATGGCAAATGTCTTGGCGCAAGTCCTTCTACAGAGGCGGGCCAGTGTTCATGAGCGCCTTGTCAGGCTTAGACATCGCGCTATGGGATCTAAAAG CTCGCAAGCTTAATGTCCCTATTTACGAGCTTCTCGGCGGTAAACTACGGTCCAAGCTCAAAGTATACGCCTGGATCGGAGGTGACCGTCCTTCCGACGTCGAACAAGCAGC CCTCGCCCGCAAATCCCAAGGCTTCACGGCCGTCAAAATGAATGCCACCGAAGACCTAGCCTGGCTCGACTCCCCCCGCCAACTAGCCAGCTGCATCGAGAGGGTCAAAGCCGTCAAATCACACAATCTAGACGTAGGCATCGATTTCCACGGCCGGCTTCATCGTCCCATGGCGAAGCAACTTGCGTCTCAGCTTGAGCCCCATCAACCATTATTCATTGAAGAGCCCCTGCTCTCCGAACACGTAGAGGCCATCAAGACGCTTTCTGGACAGACCACCATCCCCATTGCGCTTGGCGAACGTCTCCATAGCAGATGGGACTTGAAGCCCTTTCTGGAAGCTTCTTGTATTGACATCCTGCAACCGGATATATGTCATGTGGGCGGTATTTCGGAACTAAGACgcatggccgccatggcggAGACGTATGATGTGCCCATTGCGCCGCATTGTCCGTTAGGTCCGATCGCCTTGGCCGCGAATTTACAAGTGGCGGCTGCGACGGCGAATTTTGCAATTCAGGAAATGAGCTTGGGCATACATTACAATGTGGGAGGGTACGATTTGCTGAGCTACATTAACAATCCTCAAATTTGGGACGTCAAAGATGGCTACGTCGAGTTGATGAAGGGGCCGGGTCTGGGCATTGATGTGAATGAGGAGCTAGTTCGAGAGGCTAGCAAAGGCGCCGAAGCTTGGGTTAGCCCTGGCTTTGTTGGTCCTGGCGGGGAACTGAGAGAATGGTGA
- a CDS encoding N amino acid transport system protein (similar to Aspergillus terreus NIH2624 XP_001212662.1) encodes MSDPVVRDHAVSKKEKDSSSSDHTPSDNVLSGPIEGEVTDFEERQTDLEKQKTAEGNAHFNRLGWKRLTIVLIVEAIALGSLSLPAAFASLGMVAGVICCVGLGLVAIYTSDIVGKVKIAYPEVAHYADAGRLLAGRFGYEVVGAMFVLQLTFLVGSHCLTGTIAFLNITENGACSVVFGVVSAIILLLLAIPPSFAEVAILGYVDFVSILLAIGITIIATGISAGQAAGGMSSVQWSAWPKEGLTFAEGFIAITNICFAYSFSMCQFSFMDEMHTPKDYVKSIWALGLIEIFIYTLTGALVYSFVGVDVKSPSLLSAGHTVSKIAFGVALPVIFISGSINTTVIGRYIHGRIYKDSITRYINTPKGWATWLAVITAITIAAFIIAEVIPFFNDLLSISSSLFISGFTFYLPAWMWFKLLKKGKWYAKENLLRSFINAGCFLIGIVVLVCGTYASVDDIILSFQNGRTKGVFTCGPIA; translated from the exons ATGTCGGACCCTGTCGTACGCGACCACGCGGTCTCCaaaaaggagaaggactCCTCCAGCTCTGATCACACCCCTTCGGATAATGTTTTGAGTGGGCCGATTGAGGGTGAGGTGACCGATTTCGAGGAGAGACAAACCGatctggagaagcagaaaaccGCTGAAGGTAACGCACATTTCAACCGTCTGGGGTGGAAGCGCCTTACCATTGTCCTAATCGTTGAGGCAATTGCTCTTGGGTCTTTGAGTTTGcctgctgcctttgcctctcTCGGCATGGTTGCCGGTGTTATCTGCTGTGTTGGTCTCGGTCTCGTCGCTATCTACACCTCGGACATTGTTGGCAAGGTCAAGATTGCCTACCCCGAAGTTGCCCATTATGCAGATGCTGGGCGGCTTCTGGCAGGTCGCTTTGGATACGAAGTGGTCGGAGCCATGTTTGTTCTTCAATTAACTTTCCTCGTTGGGTCTCACTGCTTGACCGGTACCATCGccttcctcaacatcacGGAGAACGGTGCTTGCTCAgttgtctttggtgttgtttcGGCCATCATACTGCTTCTACTCGCCATCCCGCCCTCGTTTGCCGAGGTGGCTATCCTGGGCTACGTCGACTTCGTTTCAATCTTGCTAGCCATTGGAATCACCATCATTGCTACTGGTATCAGTGCTGGCCAGGCTGCAGGCGGCATGTCCTCGGTTCAGTGGTCCGCTTGGCCCAAAGAAGGACTTACCTTTGCTGAGGGATTCATTGCCATTACCAACATCTGCTTCGCCTACAGCTTTTCCATGTGCCAATTCTCCTTTATGGATGAAATGCACACTCCCAAGGACTATGTTAAGTCGATCTGGGCTCTTGGTCTTATTGAGATCTTCATCTACACTCTGACAGGTGCTCTGGTGTACTCGTTTGTCGGTGTTGATGTTAAGTCCCCGTCACTGCTCTCTGCCGGCCACACTGTGTCCAAGATTGCCTTTGGTGTCGCTCTGcccgtcatcttcatctcggGATCAATCAACACGACTGTTATTGGACGATACATCCACGGCCGAATTTACAAAGACTCCATCACCCGATACATCAACACTCCTAAGGGATGGGCTACCTGGTTGGCTGTTATTACCGCCATTACCATCGCCGCCTTTATTATCGCCGAGGTGAttcccttcttcaacgacTTGCTTTCAATATCCTCCTCCCTCTTCATTTCCGGCTTCACCTTCTACTTGCCAGCGTGGATGTGGTTCAAGCTCCTGAAGAAGGGCAAGTGGTATGCCAAGGAGAACTTGTTGAGATCCTTCATCAACGCCGGCTGCTTTCTCATTGGTATTGTTGTCTTGGTGTGCGGCACATACGCTAGTGTTGACGACATT ATCTTGTCTTTCCAGAATGGTAGAACCAAGGGCGTCTTTACTTGCGGACCGATTGCATAA